The following coding sequences lie in one Cyanobacterium sp. Dongsha4 genomic window:
- the gmhA gene encoding D-sedoheptulose 7-phosphate isomerase, with protein MNFWVEERLQCLKQAFTSEYCQAVEQVSHLLANRFQAGHTLLICGNGGSAADAQHIAAEFVGRFQLDRPGLPAIALGTNPATLTAWGNDHEFETIFARQVQSFGKAGDLLWVLSTSGRSRNILHALKVAKEKGLITIGMAGNNGGMMSSLIDYPLFVAEKNTPYVQEIHLITYHHVCQQVEAMLFAENIVEKKIAV; from the coding sequence TTGAATTTTTGGGTAGAAGAAAGACTACAGTGTTTAAAACAGGCTTTTACTTCTGAATATTGTCAAGCAGTTGAGCAAGTCAGTCATTTATTAGCTAATCGTTTTCAAGCAGGACATACTCTGTTAATTTGTGGTAATGGAGGTTCGGCCGCAGACGCTCAACATATTGCCGCCGAATTTGTAGGAAGATTTCAACTAGATCGACCCGGATTACCTGCGATCGCATTAGGTACAAACCCCGCAACTCTTACAGCATGGGGTAATGATCACGAATTTGAAACTATTTTTGCCCGTCAAGTACAATCTTTCGGTAAAGCAGGGGATTTATTATGGGTGTTGTCCACATCGGGGCGATCGCGCAATATTCTTCATGCTTTGAAAGTAGCCAAAGAAAAAGGTTTAATTACCATTGGCATGGCAGGAAACAATGGCGGAATGATGAGTAGTTTAATTGATTACCCTCTTTTTGTGGCTGAAAAAAATACTCCTTATGTTCAAGAAATACACTTAATTACATATCATCACGTCTGTCAACAGGTTGAAGCCATGTTGTTTGCGGAAAACATCGTTGAAAAGAAAATAGCAGTGTAG